The Lycium barbarum isolate Lr01 chromosome 10, ASM1917538v2, whole genome shotgun sequence genome includes a region encoding these proteins:
- the LOC132614062 gene encoding T-complex protein 1 subunit epsilon-like produces the protein MALAFDEFGRPFLIIKEQEQKTRLRGLDAQKSNISAGKAVARILRTSLGPKGMDKILQSPDGDITITNDGATILEQMDVDNQIAKLMVELSRSQDYEIGDGTTGVVVMAGALLEQAEKLLERGIHPIRVAEGYEMASRIAVEHLECIANKFEFGVNEFEPLIQTCMTTLSSKIVNRCKRSMAEIAVKAVLAVADLERKDVNLDLIKVEGKVGGKLEDTELIYGIVVDKDMSHPQMPKQIQDANIAILTCPFEPPKPKTKHKVDIDTVEKFQTLRQQEQKYFDDMVQKCKDVGATLVICQWGFDDEANHLLMHRNLPAVRWVGGVELELIAIATGGRIVPRFQELTPEKLGRAGLVREKSFGTTKDRMIYIEHCANSRAVTIFIRGGNKMMIEETKRSIHDALCVARNLIHNNSIVYGGGSAEISCSIAVEAAADKHPGVEQYAIRAFADALDSIPMALAENSGLQPIETLSAVKSQQIKENNPNFGIDCSDAGTNDMREQNVFETLIGKKQQILLATQVVKMILKIDDVISPSEY, from the exons ATGGCGTTGGCATTCGATGAGTTTGGTAGGCCATTCTTAATAATAAAAGAACAAGAGCAGAAGACCAGATTAAGAGGTCTTGATGCTCAAAAATCAAACATTTCTGCCGGCAAAGCCGTAGCTCGCATTCTACGCACTTCACTTGGTCCAAAGGGAATGGACAAAATTCTTCAGAGCCCTGACGGCGATATCACTATAA CAAATGATGGTGCAACTATCTTGGAGCAGATGGATGTTGACAATCAGATTGCGAAGTTGATGGTTGAGTTGTCACGAAGTCAAGATTATGAAATTGGTGATGGAACTACTGGAGTTGTTGTCATGGCTGGGGCACTTCTTGAACAAGCGGAAAAGCTGTTAGAACGTGGTATTCACCCTATTCGAGTGGCAGAAGGATACGAAATGGCTTCTAGGATAGCAGTTGAACACTTGGAGTGTATTGCAAATAAGTTTGAATTTGGAGTGAATGAGTTTGAGCCTTTAATTCAAACCTGCATGACTACTTTGTCATCTAAGAT TGTGAACAGATGCAAGCGTAGCATGGCTGAGATTGCTGTCAAAGCAGTGCTAGCTGTTGCAGATCTTGAGAGGAAGGATGTTAATCTGGACTTAATCAAAGTTGAGGGAAAAGTTGGTGGAAAATTAGAGGATACAGAGCTAATTTACGGAATTGTAGTTGACAAAGATATGAGTCATCCTCAGATGCCAAAGCAAATTCAGGATGCAAATATTGCCATTTTGACTTGTCCTTTTGAGCCTCCAAAACCAAAGACCAAGCATAAGGTTGACATTGATACTGTGGAAAAATTTCAAACTTTACGCCAACAGGAGCAGAAGTACTTTGATGACATGGTCCAGAAGTGCAAG GATGTTGGTGCCACTTTAGTTATTTGCCAGTGGGGTTTTGATGATGAAGCAAACCACTTACTAATGCATAGAAATCTGCCTGCTGTTAGATGGGTAGGTGGTGTGGAGTTGGAGCTGATAGCAATTGCTACAG GTGGGAGAATTGTGCCGAGGTTTCAAGAGTTGACACCTGAAAAACTTGGCCGG GCTGGTCTGGTTAGAGAGAAATCATTCGGTACAACAAAGGACAGAATGATATACATTGAACATTGTGCAAATTCACGGGCCGTGACGATATTTATCCGTGGTG GTAACAAGATGATGATAGAGGAGACAAAACGTAGTATCCATGATGCTTTGTGCGTGGCTAGAAATCTTATTCACAACAACTCTATTGTGTATGGTGGTGGTTCAGCAGAGATCTCTTGCTCAATTGCTGTAGAAGCAGCAGCTGATAAACACCCAGGAGTTGAGCAG TATGCTATCAGGGCATTTGCAGATGCTTTGGATTCTATCCCAATGGCACTTGCTGAGAATAGTGGTCTCCAACCCATTGAAACTCTATCAGCTGTTAAATCTCAGCAAATTAAG GAAAACAATCCTAATTTTGGGATAGATTGCAGTGATGCTGGCACAAACGACATGCGCGAGCAAAATGTCTTTGAGACACTGATTGGGAAGAAACAGCAGATTTTGCTTGCAACTCAGGTTGTTAAGATGATTTTAAAGATTGATGATGTCATTAGTCCATCTGAATATTGA